A stretch of Microcoleus sp. bin38.metabat.b11b12b14.051 DNA encodes these proteins:
- a CDS encoding Npun_R2821/Npun_R2822 family protein — MNGICTLANDTVYDQLIALLNSIEVILGLNIPVCIYPFDEQVQQIKSEIVNRPNVFIYEDSASIQRWDKFMQAAAPDRLNRKKFRLYGAHRRFCAFDGPFEKFIYMDADTLAMNSFDAVFDRLNKSDFVVYDFQFTDPTKVYNVSSPKLLQVFDKNRVNSEIFCSGFYGSKQGIFDINTRELLLSHLQSGEAEILYEGAGEQPLLNYMVMKTGMNSYNFARSLPDNQKTGCSVTSKHFQEQDRVLYDKGNRLTYIHYIGVQPDLIRRVCAGENIEFPYRDLFLHYRYLREPEKRPIFTEPLKSYADVSARNLLQRVLRRLRIS; from the coding sequence ATGAATGGAATTTGCACGTTAGCCAATGATACCGTTTACGACCAATTAATTGCCTTGCTCAACAGTATAGAAGTAATTTTAGGCTTAAATATTCCTGTTTGTATTTATCCTTTTGACGAGCAAGTACAGCAAATTAAATCAGAAATTGTCAACCGTCCCAACGTCTTTATTTATGAAGATAGCGCATCAATTCAGCGATGGGATAAATTCATGCAAGCAGCCGCGCCCGATCGCCTAAATCGCAAAAAATTTCGGCTTTATGGCGCGCACCGCCGCTTTTGCGCCTTCGACGGCCCGTTTGAAAAGTTTATTTACATGGATGCGGATACTTTAGCGATGAATTCGTTTGACGCCGTTTTCGATCGATTAAATAAATCCGACTTTGTGGTTTATGATTTCCAATTTACCGACCCAACTAAAGTATACAATGTTTCTTCTCCTAAACTATTACAAGTCTTCGATAAAAATCGTGTAAATTCAGAAATATTCTGTTCTGGTTTTTACGGTAGCAAGCAAGGTATATTTGATATAAATACCAGAGAATTGCTGTTATCTCACCTGCAATCTGGGGAAGCGGAAATTTTGTATGAAGGTGCTGGAGAACAGCCGCTGCTCAATTATATGGTGATGAAAACTGGGATGAATAGCTATAACTTTGCTCGCAGTCTTCCCGACAATCAAAAAACCGGGTGCAGCGTTACTTCCAAGCATTTTCAAGAGCAAGATCGGGTTTTGTACGACAAGGGAAACCGACTTACTTACATTCATTATATTGGGGTGCAGCCAGATTTGATTCGCAGGGTTTGTGCTGGCGAAAATATTGAGTTTCCCTATCGCGATTTGTTTCTGCACTATCGCTATCTGCGGGAACCGGAAAAACGACCGATTTTTACGGAACCGCTAAAGTCTTATGCTGATGTTTCGGCGCGGAATTTGCTACAAAGAGTGTTGAGAAGGTTGAGGATAAGTTGA
- a CDS encoding Npun_R2821/Npun_R2822 family protein, with product MNRGIYIVANDKVIESAIALIASIRLYNCQVPIFLIPFDDNYQQVAAALSSLYGVRLFPNQEFVEQFTREIGQIFDRTFLALPNKMRKLCAWFGPLDEFLYIDTDIIVFEDIAANLNKLSEVDFFCCDYHHLTEKLRNVFSSIVPAQNIFTDSQLQDVFNSGFWASRKGTITESQMYQILRECSQHREYFDFTQNVTDQPLLNYIILKLIPKRCNLVKISAAEPGSWAGSKHFQQIDYVLYDKGKRLKYIHWAGIPIKSGSPYWKLWQHYRYLDDKKLNLMQKIFRYL from the coding sequence ATGAATCGTGGTATTTATATTGTTGCTAATGATAAGGTGATCGAAAGTGCGATCGCCCTGATAGCCAGCATACGCCTGTACAATTGTCAAGTACCAATTTTTTTAATCCCGTTTGACGACAATTATCAGCAAGTCGCAGCCGCACTCAGCAGCCTCTACGGGGTGCGATTGTTCCCAAATCAGGAGTTTGTCGAACAGTTTACCAGGGAAATCGGCCAAATATTCGATCGTACTTTTCTCGCCCTTCCCAACAAAATGCGGAAACTCTGCGCCTGGTTTGGCCCCCTAGACGAATTTCTGTACATCGATACCGACATCATCGTTTTTGAAGACATCGCAGCCAACCTCAACAAACTCTCAGAAGTAGACTTTTTTTGCTGCGACTACCACCACCTCACCGAAAAACTGCGAAATGTATTTTCATCTATTGTACCAGCACAAAATATCTTTACCGACTCACAGCTTCAAGATGTATTCAACAGCGGTTTTTGGGCTTCCAGAAAAGGAACTATTACAGAATCACAAATGTATCAAATTTTGCGGGAATGTTCGCAGCATCGAGAATATTTTGACTTTACTCAAAATGTCACAGATCAACCTCTCCTAAATTACATCATTCTCAAGCTGATTCCCAAGCGCTGCAATCTTGTTAAAATTTCTGCCGCCGAACCGGGAAGCTGGGCCGGTTCTAAACATTTTCAACAAATAGATTATGTGCTTTATGACAAAGGGAAAAGGTTAAAATATATTCACTGGGCGGGGATACCAATTAAATCCGGTAGTCCTTATTGGAAGCTTTGGCAACATTATCGTTATTTGGATGATAAAAAACTTAATTTAATGCAAAAAATATTCCGATATTTGTAG
- a CDS encoding Npun_R2821/Npun_R2822 family protein, translating to MRNYSPAPNAPDAMNGCVGRYIHILSCRDYWEAPNTPYGINLLLTTMTDGIYILGNDVVFDHLIALLNSLEVNAAPNIPVCIIPYNDNLQKVRLEIASRSNVTLFENTDSIQYWEDFATKAWTSHEKAQKTWQAKGWAPVHCLGMHRKFCCFDGDFDKFVYFDADTLSMGSLDYIYQKLDEFDWVANDFQYKSDLNYVFDLSSEKLAEIFPIDKLESQIFCAGWFASKKGILNRYNSAELLNKLMSGEAEVLSLRGTDQPLFNYLVARSSISFYNFAYHQREQVTGNHWSSQFEVIDCILYDRGRRLTYLHYMSISAAKFTQLCAGEDVEIPYRDVFLHYRYLHSPQTQPQLAPPSLWVSLQRNFKSWGIQRVNNVLFKLRILINKN from the coding sequence ATGCGAAATTATTCGCCAGCGCCCAACGCACCTGACGCGATGAATGGGTGCGTTGGGCGCTATATTCATATTCTATCATGCCGAGATTATTGGGAAGCGCCCAACACACCCTACGGGATTAATCTATTACTAACAACTATGACTGATGGCATTTATATTCTGGGAAACGATGTAGTTTTTGACCATTTAATCGCTTTATTGAACAGTCTCGAAGTTAATGCTGCGCCAAATATTCCTGTTTGCATCATTCCATACAATGATAACTTGCAAAAAGTTCGACTAGAAATTGCCTCGCGCAGCAATGTTACTCTATTTGAAAATACCGATTCCATCCAATATTGGGAAGACTTCGCAACTAAAGCTTGGACATCTCACGAAAAAGCTCAAAAAACTTGGCAAGCTAAAGGTTGGGCGCCAGTTCACTGTTTGGGAATGCACCGCAAATTTTGCTGTTTTGACGGGGATTTTGACAAATTTGTTTATTTTGATGCGGACACTCTGTCTATGGGTTCTCTGGATTATATTTATCAAAAACTTGATGAATTTGATTGGGTAGCAAACGATTTTCAATATAAATCTGACCTCAATTATGTCTTTGATTTATCATCGGAGAAACTGGCCGAAATCTTCCCGATTGACAAACTGGAATCTCAGATTTTTTGTGCGGGTTGGTTTGCTTCAAAAAAAGGTATTTTAAATCGCTATAACTCAGCCGAACTCTTAAATAAATTGATGTCAGGAGAAGCGGAAGTTCTGTCTTTGCGGGGAACAGACCAACCTTTATTTAACTATTTAGTCGCGCGCAGCAGCATATCTTTTTATAACTTTGCTTATCACCAACGAGAACAAGTGACGGGGAATCATTGGTCTTCTCAATTTGAGGTGATAGATTGTATTTTATACGATCGCGGACGGCGACTGACTTATTTACACTATATGAGCATTTCGGCTGCAAAATTTACTCAATTGTGTGCTGGTGAAGATGTTGAGATTCCCTATCGAGATGTATTTCTGCACTACCGCTATTTGCATTCGCCCCAAACACAGCCACAACTCGCGCCTCCAAGTTTGTGGGTTAGCTTGCAGAGAAATTTCAAAAGCTGGGGAATTCAAAGGGTTAATAATGTTCTATTTAAGTTGCGGATTTTAATAAATAAAAACTAA
- a CDS encoding AarF/ABC1/UbiB kinase family protein, giving the protein MRQYQFTQARRYDPQAIAQYYRNRPWKAIWRAITVIWSFAGFVLGMLWDSWQHEVAAHQPERAAHLRQILTRLGPTFIKVGQALSTRPDLIRKDFLQELIKLQDQLPPFDSVQAFKIIEAELDRLISETYSEISPQPVAAASLGQVYKARLITGEQVAVKVQRPNLLPILSLDLYLMRWAAGLLGPLLPLNLGHDLCLIVDEFGIKLFEEIDYINEGRNAEKFATNFADDPTVKVPSIYWRHTSKCVLTLEWIDGIKLTDMASVKAAGLDTDSLIEVGVRSGLRQLLEHGFFHADPHPGNLFALADGRMAYIDFGMMDQMEEPTKETLVDSVVHLINKDYLELAKDFVKLGFLTPDTDIMPIVPALESVLGDIVGEKVADFNFKTITDQFSELMYDYPFRVPAKFALIIRSLVTEEGLALTLNPDFKIVEVAYPYVARRLLNGESPALRRRLIEVLFKDGKFQWNRLEEMIAIARSDRSFDLLPTAQLGLQFLLSEEGSFFRNQLILALIEDDRLHTEEVRRLWNLVKQDLQPGRLFNVALGALAEFSTAGAASLTRF; this is encoded by the coding sequence GTGCGTCAGTATCAATTCACTCAGGCTAGACGCTACGATCCACAAGCGATCGCTCAGTATTACCGCAACCGTCCTTGGAAAGCAATTTGGCGAGCAATTACCGTGATTTGGTCTTTTGCTGGCTTCGTGCTCGGGATGCTGTGGGATAGTTGGCAGCACGAAGTCGCCGCCCACCAGCCGGAACGGGCCGCCCACCTGCGACAAATACTCACTCGCTTGGGCCCCACTTTCATTAAAGTCGGCCAAGCCCTTTCTACCAGACCAGATTTAATCCGCAAAGACTTTCTCCAAGAACTGATCAAACTTCAGGATCAATTGCCGCCCTTTGACTCGGTGCAGGCTTTCAAGATTATTGAAGCCGAACTCGATCGCCTCATTAGCGAAACCTACAGCGAAATCTCCCCCCAACCTGTCGCCGCCGCCAGTCTCGGTCAAGTATACAAAGCCCGTTTAATCACCGGAGAACAAGTAGCAGTTAAGGTTCAGCGACCGAATTTGCTGCCAATCTTGAGCCTTGACCTTTACTTAATGCGCTGGGCGGCTGGATTGTTGGGCCCGTTGCTGCCGCTGAATCTCGGTCACGACCTTTGTTTGATAGTCGATGAATTTGGTATTAAATTATTCGAGGAAATTGACTATATCAATGAAGGGCGCAACGCCGAGAAATTTGCCACAAATTTTGCCGACGACCCCACAGTAAAAGTTCCGAGTATTTACTGGCGCCATACTTCAAAATGCGTTCTCACTCTCGAATGGATTGACGGCATCAAGCTCACAGATATGGCAAGTGTGAAAGCCGCAGGTTTGGATACCGATAGCTTAATTGAAGTCGGAGTCCGCAGCGGTTTGCGGCAGTTGCTGGAACACGGATTTTTTCACGCTGACCCCCATCCGGGAAATCTATTTGCTTTAGCGGACGGCCGCATGGCTTATATCGATTTCGGGATGATGGATCAGATGGAAGAACCCACTAAAGAAACTTTGGTTGATTCTGTCGTTCATTTGATCAACAAAGATTACTTGGAGTTAGCCAAGGATTTTGTCAAACTTGGCTTTTTGACGCCAGATACAGATATTATGCCGATCGTCCCGGCGCTGGAATCTGTGCTCGGCGATATCGTCGGCGAAAAGGTGGCAGATTTTAACTTCAAGACGATTACAGACCAGTTTTCCGAGTTGATGTACGATTATCCTTTCCGGGTGCCGGCAAAATTTGCCTTAATTATTCGCTCTCTGGTAACAGAAGAAGGTTTGGCCCTGACGCTGAATCCCGATTTCAAGATTGTCGAGGTGGCTTATCCTTACGTGGCGCGGCGTTTGTTGAACGGCGAATCTCCGGCATTGCGGCGGCGCCTGATTGAGGTATTATTCAAAGATGGCAAATTCCAGTGGAACAGGTTGGAGGAGATGATCGCGATCGCTAGGTCCGATCGCAGTTTCGACCTGCTACCCACCGCCCAACTAGGCTTGCAATTTTTGCTGTCAGAGGAAGGGTCGTTTTTTAGAAACCAATTGATCTTGGCCTTGATTGAGGACGATCGGCTTCACACCGAAGAAGTTCGCCGCCTGTGGAACTTAGTCAAGCAAGACTTGCAACCAGGCCGCCTGTTCAACGTTGCTCTAGGCGCTTTGGCAGAGTTTTCCACAGCAGGAGCAGCCTCGCTAACTCGATTTTAA
- a CDS encoding DegT/DnrJ/EryC1/StrS aminotransferase family protein — MNNVPPLDLTQQYAQIGDEIGAAVQKVLASGGYVGGPAVKSFEQEFANYTGVSDCVGCNSGTDALILALRALKIGPGDEVITTPFTFFASAETISAVGATPVFVDIDSGTFNLNVELLEAAITEKTKAIMPVHIFGQPADMTRLMEIATRHNLAVIEDCAQSVGAEWESRKVGSIGHVGCFSFYPTKNLGACGDGGAVTTNDRSLAASMRMLKEHGQSSRYFYEEIGYNSRLDAIQAVILSIKLRYLDSWNAQRREKAAVYGEFLSRVPGVAVPKELPAAKGVWNQYTIRLTSQDTIRLTSQESEPNSSDNFRDSVRTKLQESGIGSMVYYPLPLHLQPVYKALRYEVGQLPVAEQVCREVLSLPMFPELSRDQQERAIYGLKDCLAKGR; from the coding sequence GTGAATAACGTTCCCCCCCTCGACTTAACCCAGCAGTACGCCCAGATTGGCGACGAAATCGGCGCTGCGGTGCAAAAAGTGCTCGCCTCTGGCGGCTATGTAGGCGGCCCAGCCGTCAAGAGTTTTGAGCAAGAGTTTGCCAACTACACGGGCGTTTCCGACTGCGTTGGCTGCAACTCCGGCACCGATGCCCTGATTTTGGCTTTGCGAGCTCTCAAAATCGGCCCTGGCGATGAAGTGATTACCACTCCTTTTACCTTCTTCGCTTCGGCGGAAACAATTAGCGCTGTGGGTGCAACTCCCGTGTTTGTCGATATTGACAGCGGGACTTTTAATCTGAATGTCGAGCTCTTGGAAGCGGCAATTACCGAAAAAACCAAGGCAATTATGCCGGTTCATATCTTCGGCCAACCCGCAGACATGACTCGGTTGATGGAAATTGCGACGCGGCACAATTTAGCGGTAATTGAAGATTGCGCCCAATCTGTCGGCGCCGAGTGGGAGTCTCGAAAAGTCGGCAGCATCGGCCATGTGGGCTGCTTCAGCTTTTATCCAACCAAAAATTTAGGCGCTTGCGGGGATGGCGGAGCGGTGACGACGAACGATCGATCCCTCGCAGCTTCGATGCGGATGCTGAAAGAACACGGACAGTCTTCTAGATATTTTTACGAAGAAATCGGCTACAACAGCCGTTTAGATGCCATACAAGCGGTGATTCTCAGCATTAAACTGCGCTATCTCGACAGTTGGAACGCCCAGCGGCGCGAGAAAGCAGCCGTTTATGGCGAATTTCTCTCCCGCGTGCCCGGAGTTGCTGTCCCCAAGGAATTGCCGGCAGCCAAGGGAGTTTGGAATCAATACACAATTCGGCTGACAAGTCAAGACACAATTCGGCTGACAAGTCAAGAAAGCGAACCCAATTCCTCTGACAATTTTCGAGACTCGGTGCGGACTAAATTGCAGGAATCCGGCATCGGTTCGATGGTTTACTATCCGTTACCTTTGCACCTGCAACCTGTTTACAAAGCTTTGCGCTATGAAGTCGGTCAGTTACCTGTGGCCGAGCAAGTTTGTCGCGAGGTGCTGTCTTTACCGATGTTCCCGGAACTTTCGAGGGATCAACAAGAGCGGGCGATTTATGGACTCAAAGATTGTTTGGCTAAGGGCAGATAG
- the fetB gene encoding iron export ABC transporter permease subunit FetB, whose amino-acid sequence MLIQLDLMDLGWALGMVAIAIGLSAWQGLGLEGDIAIAAGRTLIQLIGVGYVLAVVFAPEGKNPWLVLAVLAIMLTTASVVASNRISKKIKNLLPLVSGSIFIGTAFTLAYINLLILQPQPWYEPQYLIPLAGMILGNAMNSGAIAGERLVSTVNSSQLEIETHLSLGSTPQQAVKKYRKDAIKAGLIPTLNTMTVVGIVTLPGMMTGQMLSGVSPLDAASYQILIMFVLALATLIATILLTEGLSRRFFNQDAQLIKW is encoded by the coding sequence ATGTTAATTCAGCTAGATTTGATGGATTTGGGTTGGGCTTTGGGGATGGTGGCGATCGCGATCGGGCTTTCGGCGTGGCAGGGATTGGGGTTAGAGGGGGATATCGCGATCGCGGCGGGGCGCACCCTAATCCAGCTAATCGGAGTCGGCTACGTGCTCGCCGTCGTATTTGCCCCAGAAGGGAAAAATCCTTGGCTGGTGCTAGCAGTGTTAGCCATCATGCTGACAACAGCTAGCGTGGTAGCCAGCAACCGCATCAGCAAAAAAATCAAGAACTTACTGCCTTTAGTTTCGGGTTCAATATTTATTGGTACCGCGTTTACTCTCGCCTATATAAACTTGCTAATTTTACAACCTCAGCCTTGGTACGAACCGCAATACTTGATTCCCCTAGCGGGGATGATTTTGGGCAATGCGATGAATTCTGGGGCGATCGCGGGCGAAAGACTGGTGAGTACAGTTAACAGCAGTCAGTTAGAAATAGAAACCCATTTAAGTTTAGGTTCAACACCGCAGCAAGCAGTAAAAAAATACCGCAAAGATGCGATCAAAGCGGGATTAATCCCGACATTAAACACAATGACAGTCGTAGGAATCGTGACATTACCAGGAATGATGACAGGTCAAATGCTGAGCGGTGTCAGTCCGCTAGACGCAGCATCTTACCAAATTTTGATTATGTTTGTGTTGGCGCTGGCAACATTAATCGCAACTATATTATTGACGGAGGGATTGTCCAGGAGGTTTTTTAATCAAGATGCACAATTAATCAAGTGGTAA
- a CDS encoding N-acetylglucosamine kinase, which yields MNYVFGIDGGGTKTTCILMDENSVVLGRGEAGPSNYQTLGIDTAKQSIQLAIERAVMSAKIEADSTINIDAICLGLAGVGRPKDIEIVQFVVQNLQLAKNLPVTRSFLPRNIVICSDCAIALVGATGNPVGVAVISGTGSIVFGQNRQGKTKRVGGWGYILGDEGSGYDIAVSGLQAALKFCDGREEFTLLAQKFQQHLRLNNLEELVDVVYRRGWGVTEIAALAPIVDRAAAEGDRVADSIISRAVAELTFSTKTAISELFSPREEFEIAIVGGVWGGEANCRGRFESAISAIAPNAKVILPRSEPAVGAALLALNALKN from the coding sequence ATGAATTACGTATTCGGTATCGATGGCGGCGGAACTAAAACTACCTGCATTTTAATGGATGAGAATAGCGTTGTGTTGGGACGCGGGGAAGCAGGGCCTTCAAATTATCAAACGCTGGGAATTGACACTGCAAAACAATCGATTCAATTGGCGATCGAACGTGCAGTAATGTCTGCTAAAATTGAGGCGGACAGCACTATCAACATAGACGCGATTTGTCTCGGACTAGCAGGCGTAGGGCGTCCAAAAGATATTGAAATAGTGCAATTTGTAGTGCAGAATTTGCAGTTGGCAAAGAATTTACCAGTAACCCGATCGTTCTTACCCAGAAATATCGTAATTTGCAGCGACTGCGCGATCGCACTGGTTGGCGCTACGGGAAATCCAGTCGGTGTCGCCGTTATTTCAGGCACCGGTTCCATTGTTTTCGGGCAAAACCGTCAAGGGAAAACTAAACGAGTCGGGGGTTGGGGATATATTTTGGGCGATGAAGGTAGCGGGTATGACATCGCCGTTAGCGGTTTACAAGCTGCTTTGAAGTTCTGCGACGGGCGCGAAGAGTTTACCCTGCTGGCCCAAAAATTTCAACAGCATTTACGCCTCAATAATCTAGAAGAATTGGTAGATGTCGTTTACAGGCGCGGTTGGGGAGTGACAGAAATTGCAGCTTTAGCGCCGATCGTCGATCGAGCCGCAGCAGAGGGCGATCGCGTCGCTGACAGCATTATTAGTCGTGCTGTGGCAGAATTAACGTTTTCCACAAAAACGGCCATTTCAGAGCTATTCAGCCCCAGAGAAGAATTTGAAATTGCGATCGTCGGAGGTGTGTGGGGCGGCGAGGCAAATTGCCGGGGTCGGTTTGAAAGTGCCATCAGCGCGATCGCCCCCAATGCTAAAGTCATTTTGCCCCGATCCGAACCTGCTGTCGGTGCGGCATTGTTAGCCTTAAACGCTCTCAAGAATTAA